From a single Gammaproteobacteria bacterium genomic region:
- a CDS encoding Fe2+-dependent dioxygenase has product MLTTISQLLNTEQLDQARSILNKAHFINGKMSAGMKAEQVKNNEELAAGDPAINSLNQIIMNTLVKHPVYLNAALPHRIASPFYARYTQGMHYGFHVDDPVMGPVGQRYRTDVSITVFINNPEDYDGGEIEIRTSFGQRKIKLAAGDAVIYPSSSLHQVTEVTRGERLVAVTWVQSMIRDPAQREILYELGIVREKMLREDPDSEETARIDISYVNLLRMWSEV; this is encoded by the coding sequence ATGCTAACCACTATTTCACAACTGCTCAACACAGAACAACTGGATCAAGCACGTAGCATACTAAATAAAGCCCACTTCATAAACGGCAAAATGTCTGCGGGAATGAAGGCGGAACAAGTTAAGAATAATGAAGAGCTGGCGGCAGGTGATCCTGCCATCAATAGTCTCAATCAGATTATAATGAACACCTTGGTCAAACACCCCGTTTATCTCAATGCGGCCCTACCTCACCGTATTGCCAGCCCGTTCTATGCCCGCTATACCCAGGGTATGCATTATGGCTTTCATGTCGATGATCCTGTCATGGGACCGGTTGGCCAACGCTATCGCACCGATGTTTCAATCACGGTCTTCATCAATAACCCGGAAGACTATGATGGTGGCGAGATCGAGATCCGCACGTCCTTTGGTCAACGGAAGATAAAACTGGCCGCAGGTGATGCGGTCATCTATCCCTCATCCAGCCTGCATCAGGTCACCGAGGTGACTCGTGGAGAACGTCTGGTGGCTGTAACCTGGGTACAAAGTATGATACGTGACCCGGCTCAACGTGAGATTCTGTATGAACTAGGTATTGTGCGTGAGAAGATGCTGCGTGAAGATCCTGATAGCGAGGAAACCGCAAGGATCGATATCAGCTATGTTAATCTGCTGCGTATGTGGAGTGAGGTTTAG
- a CDS encoding 2OG-Fe(II) oxygenase, which produces MTTYQRTPLTSIHEVAKNSFIFEKPQALEPALCEEMIRRFEAHTEEQYPGRIGQQAEEDTSIKKSTDLVLSGKEHWKDLDHALFSSIAVALKEFREAYPFFKGPFRDMGYAIQRTNPGEHYHWHIDGGSHEFSARQLVAVWYLNDVAGPGGETEFIFQDVKVKPEQGKLALFPPFWTHDHRGVTLEQGVKYIATTWIVFG; this is translated from the coding sequence ATGACCACCTATCAGAGAACACCTCTCACCAGTATCCATGAAGTCGCAAAAAACAGCTTTATCTTTGAAAAACCACAGGCACTGGAACCCGCCTTGTGTGAAGAGATGATACGTCGCTTCGAGGCACATACAGAAGAACAGTACCCAGGACGCATTGGTCAACAGGCTGAAGAAGACACCAGCATCAAGAAATCAACTGATCTGGTGCTCAGTGGCAAAGAACACTGGAAGGATCTCGATCATGCCCTGTTTAGCTCAATCGCAGTGGCATTAAAAGAATTCCGTGAGGCCTACCCCTTCTTCAAGGGCCCCTTTCGGGATATGGGCTACGCCATACAGCGCACTAATCCGGGAGAACACTATCACTGGCATATTGATGGTGGCAGCCATGAATTTTCTGCCCGACAGTTAGTCGCCGTATGGTATCTCAATGATGTCGCAGGCCCTGGCGGTGAAACCGAATTTATTTTTCAGGATGTAAAGGTTAAACCCGAACAAGGCAAACTTGCCCTGTTCCCACCATTCTGGACCCATGATCACCGCGGTGTCACACTGGAACAAGGGGTAAAGTATATTGCAACCACATGGATTGTATTTGGCTAG
- a CDS encoding sel1 repeat family protein yields the protein MINMIEDKDVDYASGMSAFEAKHFSTAMQLLSPFADQGNPEAQHRLAIMFQNGLGMARNDELAEKWMRKSAEQGFAIAQHGLGFMYLQGEGVEKSGDEAIKWFTLAADQGLTGSLTTLAMMYEQGDGVEQDQDKAKVLYKQAGFDV from the coding sequence ATAATTAATATGATTGAAGATAAAGACGTGGATTATGCTAGCGGCATGTCGGCCTTTGAGGCCAAGCATTTTTCAACGGCAATGCAGTTATTAAGCCCCTTTGCCGATCAGGGCAACCCCGAGGCACAGCATCGTCTGGCGATTATGTTCCAGAACGGCTTGGGTATGGCGCGTAATGATGAGTTGGCTGAAAAGTGGATGCGTAAGTCGGCAGAGCAAGGCTTTGCGATTGCACAGCATGGTCTGGGCTTTATGTACCTGCAAGGAGAAGGTGTTGAGAAGAGCGGTGATGAGGCGATTAAGTGGTTTACCCTGGCGGCTGATCAGGGCTTGACAGGTTCTCTGACAACCCTGGCAATGATGTATGAACAGGGCGATGGGGTGGAGCAGGATCAGGATAAGGCGAAGGTGTTGTATAAACAAGCTGGGTTTGATGTGTGA
- a CDS encoding sulfur reduction protein DsrS: MELSSEDSLRLNVMLANKPLAIRIDDSAMRVDALMADDRTLSVKLNPIGRDEPYIRRVRELLSTQILGSPGGYPVFISRWTRMGQTRDITLERLLMIGEPEAVVAAVHSPGLDNELARRAWWCMQNSDNARCMLLKKAVAEGDMGAELAQYLVDYLPFETEDKHAIESIRLMLQARLVDQTVQDKLWRQAGRKSSYYVAFLHALPDELPGIDASHAQWLVVRDELEALVESGNAFATQLSRLLSPPGQAWLRTIQQALKKPSNQDVISSLMLAIDAYFGTLYQYDKKIDSMEDILGKVQDDVCGESISAEFAILWRSFPELQTEMTAMLVLAHIDESVVIPVFARSDAIGSLMRRKLEPVTTPLLAQIKYLYG, from the coding sequence ATGGAATTGAGTAGTGAAGATTCTTTGCGTCTGAATGTGATGCTGGCCAATAAGCCGTTGGCGATAAGGATTGATGACTCTGCCATGCGGGTTGATGCCTTGATGGCGGATGATCGTACCCTGAGTGTCAAACTGAATCCTATTGGGCGGGATGAGCCTTATATTCGTCGTGTGCGTGAGTTGCTGTCAACCCAGATCCTGGGGTCGCCAGGGGGCTATCCGGTATTTATCTCACGCTGGACGCGGATGGGGCAGACGCGGGATATTACCCTGGAACGTCTGTTGATGATCGGTGAGCCGGAGGCGGTAGTGGCTGCGGTACATTCCCCTGGCCTTGACAATGAGCTGGCTCGCCGCGCCTGGTGGTGTATGCAAAACTCGGACAATGCCCGCTGTATGTTGTTGAAAAAGGCGGTGGCTGAGGGTGATATGGGTGCGGAGTTGGCTCAATATCTGGTGGATTATTTGCCCTTTGAGACAGAAGACAAACATGCTATTGAAAGTATTCGTTTGATGCTGCAGGCACGTCTGGTTGATCAGACCGTGCAAGATAAATTGTGGCGGCAGGCCGGGCGCAAGAGTTCTTATTATGTAGCATTCCTACATGCTTTACCGGATGAGTTGCCGGGTATTGATGCATCACATGCGCAATGGTTAGTGGTGAGGGATGAGCTGGAGGCACTGGTTGAGAGTGGTAATGCCTTTGCTACCCAGTTATCGCGCCTGTTGTCGCCCCCCGGCCAAGCCTGGTTACGCACAATACAACAGGCCTTGAAAAAGCCATCGAATCAGGATGTTATTTCATCCTTGATGCTGGCAATTGATGCGTACTTTGGCACCTTGTATCAATATGACAAAAAAATAGATTCGATGGAAGATATCCTTGGTAAGGTGCAGGACGATGTTTGTGGTGAGTCAATATCTGCCGAATTTGCTATACTGTGGCGCTCATTTCCAGAGTTACAGACGGAAATGACGGCAATGTTAGTGTTGGCGCATATCGATGAGTCAGTGGTTATTCCTGTTTTTGCGCGTAGTGATGCGATTGGTTCGTTGATGCGTCGCAAGCTGGAGCCGGTAACAACACCGTTGCTGGCACAGATTAAATATTTGTATGGTTAA
- the grxC gene encoding glutaredoxin 3: MSKVRMYCTATCPYCMRAETLLEKRGATIEKIRVDLDPGLWDEMEKITGRDTVPQIFIGELHVGGYDDVIDLDMDDELVPLLEAVAT, encoded by the coding sequence ATGTCAAAAGTTCGTATGTATTGCACTGCCACCTGCCCGTATTGTATGCGTGCAGAGACGCTACTCGAAAAGCGTGGGGCAACGATTGAAAAAATTCGGGTCGATCTGGATCCGGGTTTGTGGGATGAAATGGAGAAGATTACAGGGCGTGATACCGTGCCGCAGATCTTTATCGGAGAGCTTCATGTCGGTGGTTATGATGATGTCATTGATCTGGATATGGATGACGAATTAGTGCCATTGCTGGAAGCAGTAGCGACTTAA
- a CDS encoding Bax inhibitor-1/YccA family protein, with the protein MNSIERIISRSETSHAETRNVAGHKVLRNTYMLLSMTLLFSGFTAGMSMTFNLPHPGFIITLVGYFGLLFLTTKFRNSSLGILCVFALTGFMGLTLGPIIQAYLNFPNGAEIVTMAMAGTGVIFLTLSAYAITSRRDFSFMGSFLMVGIIVAFLAGIAAFFFSMPGLSLAVSAMFVLLMSGLILYQTSSILNGGETNYIMATVTLYITIYNLFTSLLHLLGAFSSDD; encoded by the coding sequence ATGAATTCCATTGAACGTATTATTAGTCGTTCTGAAACAAGCCATGCTGAAACCCGAAATGTTGCGGGTCACAAGGTTTTACGCAACACCTATATGCTACTTTCCATGACCTTACTGTTCAGCGGCTTTACTGCGGGCATGTCAATGACGTTCAATCTACCTCATCCTGGCTTTATCATCACGCTGGTGGGTTATTTTGGTCTTTTATTCCTGACCACCAAGTTCCGCAATAGCTCATTGGGTATCCTGTGTGTATTTGCCCTGACTGGTTTTATGGGGCTTACCCTGGGGCCAATCATCCAGGCCTACCTTAATTTCCCTAATGGTGCCGAGATTGTCACTATGGCAATGGCGGGTACCGGCGTTATTTTCCTAACACTGTCGGCTTACGCCATTACCTCGCGCAGAGATTTCAGCTTCATGGGTTCGTTCCTCATGGTGGGCATTATTGTTGCGTTCCTGGCAGGTATAGCGGCATTTTTCTTCTCCATGCCGGGTTTATCTCTCGCTGTTTCAGCTATGTTTGTCCTGTTAATGAGTGGTCTGATCCTGTATCAAACCAGCAGTATCCTTAATGGTGGTGAAACCAACTACATCATGGCAACGGTAACTTTGTATATTACTATCTACAATCTGTTTACCAGCCTGTTACATCTATTAGGTGCCTTTTCTAGCGACGACTAG
- a CDS encoding GNAT family N-acetyltransferase — translation MSIIIEEISRQHNRKTFNCGSTELNQYLQRQARQKTVKHISKTYVACQNSAPETILGYHTLTGYSVTTPPTHKNYTQYPHPLSAVKLARLAVDHSCQGQGLGAQLLIDAIYRTVLVAEQISAIGLFVDPMTPDIIPFYQQYDFLPADPNDRSQLEMWLPIKTCIEIAETLL, via the coding sequence ATGTCCATAATCATTGAAGAGATAAGTCGGCAACATAATCGCAAAACATTTAACTGCGGCAGCACTGAATTAAATCAATACTTACAACGACAAGCTCGACAGAAAACCGTAAAGCATATCTCAAAAACGTATGTAGCCTGTCAGAATTCCGCGCCTGAGACAATCCTTGGCTATCACACACTTACCGGATATTCAGTAACAACACCCCCTACCCACAAAAATTACACGCAGTATCCCCACCCTCTCAGTGCTGTGAAACTAGCCCGTCTTGCTGTGGATCATTCGTGCCAGGGACAAGGCCTGGGTGCGCAATTATTGATTGATGCCATTTACCGAACGGTATTGGTCGCCGAACAGATTTCAGCCATCGGGCTGTTTGTTGATCCTATGACCCCAGATATCATTCCCTTTTACCAGCAGTATGATTTTTTACCCGCCGACCCAAATGATCGCTCACAGCTTGAGATGTGGTTACCCATTAAAACCTGTATAGAGATTGCCGAGACATTACTGTAA
- a CDS encoding DUF1778 domain-containing protein — MAANTERKDTRLVARTSSEIQEIIQRAADYSGATLSQFLIDSAMEKARNVIERTETLHLSMAGADALFAALENPPKTNNKLLKAARHYKDTVNVHNH, encoded by the coding sequence ATGGCTGCCAATACAGAACGTAAAGATACCCGTTTAGTTGCGCGAACCTCCTCAGAGATTCAAGAAATAATTCAACGGGCTGCAGATTACTCCGGCGCAACCCTTTCTCAGTTCCTTATTGATTCAGCAATGGAGAAGGCGCGTAACGTAATTGAGCGAACCGAGACATTACACCTCTCGATGGCCGGTGCTGATGCTTTATTTGCTGCTTTGGAAAACCCGCCAAAAACAAATAATAAACTACTTAAAGCGGCACGGCATTACAAGGACACCGTGAATGTCCATAATCATTGA